The segment ATGCGGACCATGCCGCCGGCTTCCGTGATGCCGCGCAGCTCTGGAATGCGGTTGATGTCGATCAGCGCGCCGGGCTCGGCAAAGCGCAACTTCATCATGGGCAGCAGGCTGTGGCCGCCGGCCAGCAGCTTGGCGTCACCGCCCAGGGTGGACAGCAGCTTGATGGCCTCCGGCACGGTGCGGGGCGCATGGTAGGCAAATTCGGGTGGAATCACGGTGTCTCCTCTTTGTCAGTATGGCCTTGAAGGGCTTATCGAACACAAACACAAGTTGTGGAATCTAACTCTTGCTTCTTATGTACGGAGCACAAAACAATCAACCGCTGGACACGCTGCACGAACGGCAATTCAGCCGCACGAACGATCAGGGGTCTAAATATCACCACATAAGCAGGCACTGATGCGATGCGGCGATGCGCCTCAACTTTTTTCGGGTACCGGATTCGCCAGCCCCAGCTGCTCCAGCAGGCGCGGCGCGCTGGCTCGCGAGACCGGAATCTCCACCGGAGTCGAGCCCATCATGCGCAGCGTCATGCGGCCGTCGTCGCGCACGATCTCGTCCACATGCGACAGGTTCACGATGTAGCTGCGGTGCACGCGCAGGAAGAGCTGCGGGTCCAGCCGCCCTTCCAGGTCGCCGATGTTGAGGTTGCAGAACTGACTGCCCTGCCCGGTGTGCACCCAGGTGTAGTGCCCCTCGGATCGGATGAAGGACACCGAGGGCACGTCCACCAGCAGCACGCGGTTCTGTTTGATGGTGGGGATCTTGCGCAGCAGGCGGCGCTCTGTCGTCTCCTCGTTGTCGCGGTTGCCGCGCGCGCCGCCCTCGTGCTCGTGGCTCACCACGTCGGTGATGTCGTAGAACACCAGGGTGTAGCCGGTGGTGGCGCCCTGCGCGTCACCCATCTTGGACACCTTGATGAGCAGCATGCGGTCCGGGATGTTGATCATCATCGCCATGGGCGGTGCGTTGTTCACGGGGCACTCGGCCTGATCCAGCAGGAACTTCACCTTGTTCTTGGCCGCGTCGGGGTGGAAGTCCAGCACGTACTTGTCGAAGGGCAGCTTGTCCTGCACCGGCAGGCTGCGCCGGGCGAAGTCGTTCATGCCCGCCACGTGCAGGTTCTTGTCCAGGTGGATCACGCCCACGTCGAAGCGCTCCAGCAGATAGAGCCAGGAGTTGGAGTTGGAATTGGCGCTGGTGGCGGTGTTGTGGGCCACGGGGCAGGTCTTCATCGCGTCGTATTCCAGTATCGGTGGCAGGGTGGTCGATACGGCCGGCCCGCCTCTCGTGCAGGCTAGGCGGACAATCATGCAGCGTCGCTGCGCTTCATTCATCCAGTCGGCTGTCGCCCCACAAGGCCAGTTACAGTGCAATTATCAGCAAGAAGTGGAGTGTTATGGAGTCGCCCCGCACTCACCATAGTGTTAACCCGCGCCTCCGGCAGCTTCCGGCTAAATACCTGGTAGACAAAATCTGGATAGCTCCCGTCCCTCGATGAACCCGTCCCCGCAACCCCACTGGCTGGCCCGCAGCATCGGCTCGGCCACCCTCACGCCCGCCCTGCTGGTGGCGCTGGTGGCGTTCACGCTCTGGTTCCTGGGCCGCAGCTCGGCCCTGCCCGGCAGCGCGCAGCCTCTGCTCATTGCGCTCACGCTGCTGGCTGTGGCCATCGGCTGCGCCGCGCTCGCCTTCATCCGCCCGCAGCGCGCCGGCCTCTCGCCGCCACACGTCATGCTCTC is part of the Rhodoferax sp. BAB1 genome and harbors:
- a CDS encoding LytTR family DNA-binding domain-containing protein, whose product is MKTCPVAHNTATSANSNSNSWLYLLERFDVGVIHLDKNLHVAGMNDFARRSLPVQDKLPFDKYVLDFHPDAAKNKVKFLLDQAECPVNNAPPMAMMINIPDRMLLIKVSKMGDAQGATTGYTLVFYDITDVVSHEHEGGARGNRDNEETTERRLLRKIPTIKQNRVLLVDVPSVSFIRSEGHYTWVHTGQGSQFCNLNIGDLEGRLDPQLFLRVHRSYIVNLSHVDEIVRDDGRMTLRMMGSTPVEIPVSRASAPRLLEQLGLANPVPEKS